The Scylla paramamosain isolate STU-SP2022 chromosome 39, ASM3559412v1, whole genome shotgun sequence genome includes a window with the following:
- the LOC135092162 gene encoding transcription factor SOX-10-like, with protein sequence MLPRGCAEDAANTATSSLVFGSLLVDDASPTPYSDATQTKKHPPNHVKRPMNAFMVWSQLERRQIVSQTPDMHNAEISKQLGRRWKLLSEEERRPYREEAQRLKILHRLEYPDYKYRPKKKNLRPFPPLLSSGTRAGDPLRGVAGAGGGRICKTVSHAPPATAATVSRVRECLLSGGFRNTAKDTSRTACPAATPAPHQPSRPPPTTTLPPATPPLDLPDSPESASMFEDGPALWLSWDSSSLSHEEQQQQQQQQQQQQQQHLAPFDAEFEWDEALLGCGLAAESPRQEEPPTLADLDDIGVKDLVPLTPDLSLDLHALGTDLDLLAALGDEEEEGAPRRLATPPTPVCPDLGPATLAWDDCLDSFMDTLDLPARAPQAAPCRADMAPASSWLRPALEASYALGDPSR encoded by the exons ATGTTACCACGAGGGTGTGCTGAGGACGCCGCCaacaccgccacctcctccctgGTGTTTGGGTCACTGCTTGTGGATGACGCCTCACCCACGCCGTACTCAGACGCCACGCAG ACCAAAAAACACCCGCCCAACCACGTGAAGCGGCCCATGAACGCCTTCATGGTGTGGTCGCAGCTGGAGCGGCGGCAGATCGTCTCCCAGACCCCCGACATGCACAACGCCGAGATTTCCAAGCAGCTGGGCCGCCGGTGGAAGCTGCTGTCGGAGGAAGAGAGGCGCCCCTACCGGGAGGAGGCGCAGCGACTCAAGATCCTGCACCGCCTCGAGTACCCAGACTACAAGTACCGCCCTAAGAAGAAGAACCTCCGCCCCTTCCCGCCTCTCCTGTCCTCGGGAACCCGCGCCGGCGACCCGCTCCGGGGCGTGGCGGGGGCAGGCGGTGGCAGGATCTGCAAGACAGTGAGCCACGCGCCGCCCGCCACAGCCGCCACCGTCAGCAGGGTGCGGGAGTGCCTGCTGAGTGGAGGCTTCAGAAACACGGCCAAGGACACCAGCAGGACAGCATGCCCTGCGGCCACCCCCGCGCCGCATCAGCCCTCACGcccgccgcccaccaccaccctcccgcCTGCCACGCCGCCCTTGGACCTCCCGGACTCCCCGGAGAGTGCCAGCATGTTCGAGGACGGCCCCGCCCTCTGGCTGTCCTGGGACTCCTCCTCTCTGAGTCatgaggaacagcagcagcagcagcagcagcagcagcagcagcagcagcagcatctcgCGCCCTTCGATGCTGAGTTCGAGTGGGACGAGGCGTTGCTGGGGTGTGGCCTCGCCGCCGAGTCCCCCCGGCAGGAGGAGCCGCCCACCCTGGCAGACCTGGACGACATCGGCGTGAAGGACCTGGTGCCGCTCACCCCAGACCTGTCCCTGGACTTGCACGCTCTCGGCACTGACCTGGACCTGCTGGCGGCCctgggggacgaggaggaggagggcgcccCGCGCAGGTTGGCTACGCCCCCAACCCCTGTCTGCCCGGACCTGGGCCCCGCCACGTTGGCCTGGGACGACTGCCTTGACTCCTTCATGGACACCCTAGACCTGCCGGCCCGCGCCCCCCAGGCGGCGCCATGTCGTGCGGACATGGCCCCGGCGTCCTCGTGGCTGCGGCCAGCGCTGGAGGCCTCCTACGCCCTGGGTGACCCCTCCAGATGA